The Chroicocephalus ridibundus chromosome 2, bChrRid1.1, whole genome shotgun sequence genome includes a region encoding these proteins:
- the TRIP13 gene encoding pachytene checkpoint protein 2 homolog, translating into MDEAAVDLKQALPNVCDNVQIHVEVHQKSSSTAKKEDIRMSVLKLLNRHNVVFGDYKWTEFDDGFLNSNVQSVSIVDTELKLKDRQPIDLSKSSLSLHIFHLNEEGPSSENLEEENEDIIAANHWVLPAAEFHGLWESLVYDTEVKSHLLDYVTTTLLFSDKNVDSNLISWNRVVLLHGPPGTGKTSLCKALAQKLTIRLSYRYRYGQLIEINSHSLFSKWFSESGKLVTKMFQKIQELIDDKDALVFVLIDEVESLTAARSAFKAGTEPSDAIRVVNAVLTQIDQIKRYPNVVILTTSNITEKIDMAFVDRADIKQYIGPPSTAAIFRIYLSCLEELMKCQIIYPRQQLLTLRELEMIGFVENNVSRLSLVLKEISRRSEGLSGRVLRKLPFLAHALYIQSPSVTMTTFLQALSLAVDKQFEERKKLADSV; encoded by the exons ATGGATGAAGCCGCTGTGGACTTGAAGCAAGCGCTCCCAAACGTGTGTGACAACGTGCAAATCCATGTGGAAGTTCATCAGAAATCAAGCAG CACGGCGAAGAAAGAAGATATCAGGATGAGTGTCTTAAAGCTGTTGAACAGACATAACGTTGTATTTGGTGATTACAAGTGGACAGAGTTTGATGATGGTTTCCTTAACAGCAATGTGCAGTCCGTTTCGATTGTAGACACAGAGCTGAAACTGAAAGACAGACAG CCTATTGACTTGAGCAAAAGCAGTCTTTCTCTTCATATTTTTCATCTGAATGAAGAAGGACCGAGCTCTGAAAACCTGGAAGAAGAGAATGAGGATATCATTGCAGCTAACCACTGGGTGCTACCAGCAG CTGAATTCCATGGCCTTTGGGAAAGTCTTGTATATGACACTGAAGTAAAATCACAC TTACTTGATTATGTGACGACAACATTActattttctgacaaaaatgtTGACAGCAACCTGATATCGTGGAACAGAGTTGTTTTGCTGCATG GCCCTCCTGGAACTGGTAAAACCTCTCTCTGTAAAGCATTGGCTCAGAAACTGACAATTCGACTGTCATACAG GTATAGATATGGACAGTTAATTGAGATAAACAGCCATAGCCTTTTCTCTAAATGGTTTTCTGAG AGTGGCAAGCTTGTAACCAAGATGTTCCAGAAGATTCAAGAATTAATTGATGACAAAGATGCTCTTGTATTCGTACTGATCGATGAG gTAGAAAGCCTCACGGCAGCCCGCAGTGCCTTCAAGGCAGGCACAGAGCCTTCAGATGCTATTCGTGTGGTGAATGCTGTACTGACACAAATAGATCAGATTAAAAG GTATCCAAATGTAGTTATCCTGACTACCTCAAATATTACGGAGAAAATTGACATGGCCTTTGTAGACAGGGCTGACATAAAGCAATACATTGGACCTCCATCCACTGCGGCAATATTTAGAATATATCTTTCTTGCTTGGAAGAACTGATGAAG TGTCAAATCATATATCCTCGACAGCAGCTCCTAACACTCAGAGAGCTAGAGATGATAGGCTTCGTAGAAAATAACGTGTCACGGTTAAGCCTTGTACTAAAAGAAATCTCAAG AAGAAGTGAAGGTCTTAGTGGCCGGGTCCTGAGAAAACTTCCTTTCCTAGCACATGCGCTTTATATTCAA TCCCCCAGTGTTACAATGACAACGTTTCTTCAGGCTCTTTCACTTGCAGTAGATAAACAATtcgaagaaagaaagaaactcgCAGACAGCGTGTGA